The Montipora capricornis isolate CH-2021 chromosome 3, ASM3666992v2, whole genome shotgun sequence genome window below encodes:
- the LOC138043423 gene encoding uncharacterized protein yields MDCMFSVNRGPLTPRKRDASQFEECRRRAQIQRMKNAFRTLSFRSEPTIGEQHLRRSAKCTAEAPSTRGDLVVEKKYEDLIHDFVPDCFEHIQNFHHYRSDLARINSGFKVIYLSDSERTANSENELRKVYKQYVKSVSPNSSFKGHLQRVRGNTKQPEKIENTNEVAKDTLTLSQKCGYEGIEKCDRRLEASTRYSNLEVLGEDTWRSCTDSNESSSRNKQKQRLPSPSDGSEDDATSDIEDPRGRLEKAAGKSMPSQPSFQSIDSNFSGTKPPVTTPNRMSRGSSVRTLVYENQKGDKSVNLNGTSFRLEPSAWQAEQNHCPHGLAPFHSRFPHLKTSSLPSSPTRQRWSETATPPWQQYRVLCDAFRPNNSPQSVVCRKRYPNGYKRPKFASTTELEYYIHVVSEAYV; encoded by the coding sequence ATGGACTGTATGTTTAGCGTCAATCGCGGGCCATTGACGCCGCGCAAACGAGACGCTTCGCAGTTTGAGGAATGTCGACGCAGAGCGcaaattcaaagaatgaagAACGCTTTCCGCACGTTGTCATTCCGTTCAGAACCGACTATCGGAGAACAGCACCTGAGAAGATCAGCAAAATGCACTGCTGAAGCACCAAGCACAAGGGGCGACCTTGTTGTGGAAAAGAAATACGAAGATTTGATTCACGACTTCGTGCCTGATTGCTTCGAGCATATTCAGAATTTCCATCATTACCGGAGCGATCTCGCAAGGATAAACTCCGGCTTCAAGGTAATATATCTAAGCGACAGTGAAAGGACAGCAAATAGTGAGAACGAGCTTAGAAAGGTATATAAACAATATGTCAAAAGTGTAAGCCCGAATTCTTCTTTTAAAGGTCATTTGCAAAGGGTCCGTGGAAATACTAAGCAACCAGAAAAGATAGAAAACACGAACGAGGTTGCCAAGGATACTTTAActttgtctcaaaaatgcgGATACGAGGGCATCGAAAAGTGTGACAGAAGACTTGAAGCAAGCACGAGATATTCTAATCTTGAGGTTTTAGGGGAAGATACCTGGCGAAGCTGCACAGATTCCAATGAATCGAGTTCGAGAAATAAACAGAAGCAGCGATTACCGAGTCCGAGTGATGGCAGCGAGGATGATGCAACAAGTGACATTGAAGACCCACGTGGCAGGCTCGAAAAGGCGGCTGGGAAGTCCATGCCGAGCCAGCCGAGTTTCCAAAGTATTGACAGCAATTTTTCTGGTACAAAACCTCCGGTCACTACCCCCAACAGAATGTCCAGAGGATCGTCCGTACGAACGCTTGTTTATGAAAACCAAAAAGGCGATAAAAGTGTTAACCTCAATGGAACATCGTTTAGGCTAGAACCCTCAGCGTGGCAAGCAGAACAGAATCACTGTCCCCACGGCCTTGCACCATTTCATTCACGTTTCCCACATCTTAAAACGAGTTCTCTTCCTTCCAGCCCCACCAGACAAAGATGGAGCGAAACGGCAACTCCTCCTTGGCAACAATACAGAGTTCTCTGCGATGCATTTCGACCAAACAACTCGCCCCAGAGCGTCGTGTGCCGGAAACGTTACCCCAATGGGTATAAAAGACCAAAGTTTGCGTCCACCACAGAGCTTGAGTACTATATTCATGTTGTATCCGAAGCGTATGTATGA
- the LOC138041480 gene encoding adenosine receptor A2b-like: MAHNNSFDFPAFCFHLPDPFFQQAHLRYISNLITSALNAFFAPFAVIANVLVCFAIIVDLSLRSPSCLLIACLAFSDILVSGIVQPSYIAYRLGEIHQGYVRCMTRILYAKGFYICYGVSVTTLSAISLERSLALRLHFRYKGLVTAKRVLMVIIFIWLLNIALASLQLVHNAIARGLHLFSWLAFLIIDRRQIMRQQLPLSSSNHHNFKKQVKLAVDIAYVVGIYFLFNLPVLVVTALHQLVMGHIDTYDYYSWSGTVAFLNSFINPLICLWRRGEIRDAVRKLLGDRLCKKGDPDSPKCTLYLI; encoded by the coding sequence ATGGCTCATAACAATTCCTTCGATTTTCCGGCGTTCTGCTTCCATCTCCCAGATCCTTTCTTTCAGCAGGCTCATCTTCGCTACATAAGCAATTTAATCACTAGTGCTTTAAACGCATTTTTCGCGCCATTCGCGGTTATCGCTAACGTCTTGGTGTGTTTTGCCATAATTGTCGATCTATCGCTTCGCTCGCCATCGTGCCTCTTAATAGCATGTCTAGCTTTCTCGGATATTCTCGTTAGCGGAATCGTACAACCGAGTTACATCGCTTATCGTCTCGGCGAAATTCACCAAGGTTACGTCAGATGCATGACCAGGATACTGTATGCGAAGGGTTTTTACATCTGCTATGGTGTCTCTGTTACGACCTTGAGCGCAATCAGCTTAGAGCGCTCTCTGGCGCTTAGACTGCACTTTCGCTACAAAGGCCTCGTCACTGCGAAACGCGTTTTAATGGTAATCATCTTCATCTGGCTTCTCAACATTGCGCTCGCATCTCTACAGTTGGTACACAATGCAATCGCCCGAGGCCTGCACCTGTTTTCGTGGTTGGCTTTCCTGATCATTGATCGTCGTCAAATTATGAGACAACAGTTGCCACTGTCTTCCTCTAAccatcataattttaaaaagcaaGTGAAGTTAGCAGTCGACATAGCTTACGTTGTTGGAATTTATTTCTTGTTCAATCTTCCTGTCCTTGTTGTTACAGCTTTGCACCAGCTAGTTATGGGTCATATAGACACCTACGATTACTACAGTTGGAGCGGAACTGTTGCCTTTTTAAACTCATTTATAAATCCATTGATTTGTCTCTGGCGAAGAGGGGAGATTCGAGATGCTGTTAGGAAGCTTCTCGGAGATAGGCTCTGCAAGAAAGGCGATCCAGATAGCCCGAAATGCACActttatttaatttag
- the LOC138040583 gene encoding calsequestrin-1-like, with protein sequence MANDLVRMSYKIMYFIFGLQISIPKSVKEGNTPSFRHGKSPLLLAPYLPSLTNQNNDGDDDYDYDDYDADYDDDGGIDDDDDHYDFDDDDDDGDVSDDVNDNNDDVVVVDDDYDDDIDVNDDVDDDK encoded by the exons ATGGCAAATGACTTGGTCAGGATGTCTTACAAGATCATGTACTTCATCTTTGGTTTGCAAATTAGCATTCCTAAGTCAGTGAAAGAAGGGAATACGCCAT CCTTTAGGCATGGAAAAAGTCCGCTTTTACTTGCCCCATATTTACCCTCATTGACTAACCAAAATAATGACGGTGATGATGATTACGATTACGATGACTATGACGCAGATTACGACGATGATGGTGGtatcgatgatgatgatgaccattAT GattttgatgatgacgacgatgatggtGATGTTAGTGATGatgttaatgataataatgatgatgttgttgttgttgatgatgattACGACGATGATATTGATGttaatgatgatgttgatgatgataaatga
- the LOC138043427 gene encoding melanocyte-stimulating hormone receptor-like has translation MKSSTTFLSHNLSITTSPANHGPGEDGQCFHLPDAKFDVFHQRAETNLVTGVLNAVLSPFAIMANLLIVLMILTRKSLQSPCNILLACLAISDLQVGILVQPSYVAYRLLENAHGFVPCSVRMLYSSGFYVYYGVLFTTLSAVSCERLIALKYHLRYSAIVRPRRVLKTALFIWLINILFTFLQWAQNKVFRCIHLAMWSFFLVTTVIIQIAILKTVIRHQRQIKKQHLTSTSAMRQMQIKLAINVASIVAVYVLFNLPVLVVTLSHQFLFGNIGSYNFYSWSETAAFFNSSLNPLVCVWRVKAITKVNAEVFSKKSQRKDAFHVKFRKITPSSKTGQ, from the coding sequence ATGAAGTCTTCTACTACCTTTCTTTCCCACAATTTGAGCATCACAACTTCGCCAGCGAATCATGGACCAGGTGAAGACGGTCAGTGCTTCCATCTACCTGATGCTAAATTCGACGTATTCCATCAACGAGCCGAAACTAATCTCGTAACAGGTGTTTTAAATGCCGTGTTGTCGCCTTTCGCTATCATGGCGAATCTGCTCATAGTATTGATGATTTTGACAAGGAAATCCCTTCAATCGCCTTGCAATATCCTCCTTGCCTGCCTGGCGATCTCGGACCTCCAGGTTGGCATCCTAGTTCAACCGAGCTATGTGGCCTACAGACTGCTCGAAAACGCGCACGGCTTCGTTCCCTGCTCGGTGAGAATGCTTTACTCGTCGGGATTTTACGTTTACTACGGAGTGTTATTCACGACATTGAGTGCTGTAAGCTGTGAAAGACTCATAGCCTTAAAATATCACCTAAGATACTCTGCAATTGTCCGTCCTCGGCGAGTTTTGAAAACGGCTTTATTCATTTGGTTGATAAACATACTGTTCACATTTTTGCAATGGGCGCAGAATAAAGTTTTTCGATGTATTCATCTGGCAATGTGGTCCTTTTTCCTCGTAACTACTGTTATCATCCAAATCGCAATCCTGAAAACAGTAATTCGCCAccaaagacaaattaaaaaacaGCACCTCACGTCCACGTCGGCAATGCGACAAATGCAAATCAAGCTGGCAATAAATGTTGCGTCCATCGTGGCAGTTTATGTACTGTTTAATCTTCCTGTTCTAGTTGTCACCCTTAGCCATCAATTCCTCTTCGGCAACATTGGCAGTTACAATTTTTACAGCTGGTCTGAAACAGCGGCATTTTTCAATTCTTCCCTCAATCCTTTGGTCTGTGTGTGGAGAGTTAAGGCCATTACGAAGGTAAACGCAGAAGTTTTCTCGAAGAAATCGCAACGAAAAGACGCTTTTCATGTGAAATTTCGGAAAATAACACCTTCGTCTAAAACTGGTCAGTGA
- the LOC138043426 gene encoding melanocyte-stimulating hormone receptor-like, translated as MKSSTTFLSHNLSIITSPANHGPGDDGQCFHLPDAKFDVFHQRTETNLVTGVLNAVLSPFAIMANLLIVLIILTRKSLQSPCNILLACLAISDLQVGILVQPSYVAYRLLENAHGFVPCSVRMLYSSGFYVYYGVSFTTLSAVSCERLIALKYHLRYSAIVRPRRVLKTALFIWLINILFTFLQWAQNKVFRCIHLAMWSFFLVTTVIIQIAILKTVIRHQRQIKKHHLTSTSAMRQMQIKLAINVASIVAVYVLFNLPVLVVTLSHQFLFGNIDSYNFYSWSETAAFFNSSLNPLVCVWRVKAIRKVIAEVFSKKSQRKDAFLVKFRKITPSSKTGQ; from the coding sequence ATGAAGTCTTCTACTACCTTTCTTTCCCACAATTTGAGCATCATAACTTCGCCAGCGAATCATGGACCAGGTGATGACGGTCAGTGCTTCCATCTCCCTGATGCTAAATTCGACGTATTCCATCAACGAACCGAAACTAATCTCGTAACAGGTGTTTTAAATGCCGTGTTGTCGCCTTTCGCTATCATGGCGAATCTGCTCATAGTATTGATCATTTTGACAAGGAAATCCCTTCAATCGCCTTGCAATATCCTCCTTGCCTGCCTGGCGATCTCGGACCTCCAGGTTGGCATCCTAGTTCAACCGAGCTATGTGGCTTACAGACTGCTCGAAAACGCACACGGCTTCGTTCCCTGCTCGGTGAGAATGCTTTACTCGTCGGGATTTTACGTTTACTACGGAGTGTCATTCACGACATTGAGTGCTGTAAGCTGTGAAAGACTCATAGCCTTAAAATATCACCTAAGATACTCTGCAATTGTCCGTCCTCGGCGAGTTTTGAAAACGGCTTTATTCATTTGGTTGATAAACATACTGTTCACATTTTTGCAATGGGCGCAGAATAAAGTTTTTCGATGTATTCATCTGGCAATGTGGTCCTTTTTCCTCGTAACTACTGTTATCATCCAAATCGCAATCCTGAAAACAGTAATTCGCCAccaaagacaaattaaaaaacaCCACCTCACGTCCACGTCGGCAATGCGACAAATGCAAATCAAGCTGGCAATAAATGTTGCGTCCATCGTGGCAGTTTATGTACTGTTTAATCTTCCTGTTCTAGTTGTCACCCTTAGCCATCAGTTCCTCTTCGGCAACATTGACAGTTACAATTTTTACAGCTGGTCTGAAACAGCGGCATTTTTCAATTCTTCCCTCAATCCTTTGGTCTGTGTGTGGAGAGTTAAGGCCATTAGGAAGGTAATCGCTGAAGTTTTCTCGAAGAAATCGCAACGAAAAGACGCTTTTCTTGTGAAATTTCGGAAAATAACACCGTCGTCTAAAACCGGTCAGTGA
- the LOC138040584 gene encoding calsequestrin-1-like, with amino-acid sequence MANDLDFDDDDDDGDVSDDVNDDVDDYNTHVDGDDVNDDDDDDVDDVDDDDDDDDADDVDDDDDDDDDDFNDDVDDYNTHVDGDDVNDDDGDDDEDVDVDNP; translated from the exons ATGGCGAATGACTTG GattttgatgatgacgacgatgatggtGATGTTAGTGATGATGttaatgatgatgttgatgattatAATACTCATGTCGATGGTGATGATgttaatgacgatgatgatgatgacgttgatgacgttgatgatgatgatgatgatgatgatgctgatgacgttgatgatgatgatgatgatgatgatgatgattttaatgatgatgttgatgattatAATACTCATGTCGATGGTGATGATGTTAATgacgatgatggtgatgatgatgaagacgtTGATGTTGATAACCCTTAG